CATTGCTCATTATCTGCATGAATTCATATACAACAAACTACATATATATCAAACTTGTAAATTTCTTTTATAGGTTAGGCGTGTTAGTGCATATTAATTGATTGCAACTATAACATGTCAGTATTATGAATCTTTAttagtttaaatatttttaaatattgaatgAATATCACAGTACTTTGAATGAAGGTGACATTTCTTTGCATGCAAAACTTGCTTAAGTGCTACTAAGTGACCCTCCAACTGGCTAAGTCATACCTGCATTTGATCCCCAAGATTGACAACAAGAGCATGAGGAATTACAGGAACGTTAATCCATTTGTCAtctttgaaaatttgaagaCCTCCTACTTCATCATCTTGCAAGAGAACTGTGGTTGCTGATCTATCTGAATGAGCTTTGACACCTAGAACCATATCAGGTCTAGAACAAGGTGGATAGAAGTTAAATCTTGCTTTTATCATTGAGTTCTCTCCAAACTGGCTTGAGAAGCTGCCCTCTACCAAATTCAGAGACTTTTCCATGGCCTTAAAGAGTATATCCATCACACCCTTCAACTTCACAGCATATTCATGTAAAATATCTctgtaaaattaaataaaggatTAATCACCAACAATATGAAAAAGGACTATATCTATGGAAATGCTTCACCATGTTAATCTAAGTCAGAAAATGCTAGACAAAGGATAAAAAAACGAAGTGAAATGTTAATACTACTACTAGTTTTATTAGAAACTGTTTAAAAATTCACATGATAATAAATGTGATTGACTGATTGGTGCCACATTAACAACgtaacaattgaatttttttaattactttttttataaactgaatagaaataaaaaaaagtatattaaaCATACTTGAAATCACTTGGATTTTCTGGCCAAAAATTGAGCCTTCTTTGATCTTCTGGGAAGACCTTAAGAGATAAGCGACTGCTCCAGTCAAGGATTTGCTTTTCTGAAACTACTCGGTCTTGCCCATAACCTTCAACCTCATTAGCTGCTCGGGAGTACTTATGTTTTTCTTCTGCTGGAagtacaaaaaattgttttgcgACTTCGCGTAACTTGTCAAGTAGTGAACTTGGAATTCCATGACCTATTGCCTGAGGCTCAAAGGTAACTTTAAGACAAGTTcttatagaaaaagaaatgcaCAAATTCGATTCATTTCTTTTAGGATCTAAACATATTATTCAATCCAGATAAACGTTCAAATGTCTATCTGAAAAGTTTctaattgttttctttctagACTCTAGTGCATGCAAGCacggtttttgtttttttgttttgttttgttttttgcattCAATAGTTGGAGGCGGAGATTTGAATCATGAATGCTTTTGTTTGGAAATAACATAACATGTTAGTTGAGCTACAA
This DNA window, taken from Quercus robur chromosome 2, dhQueRobu3.1, whole genome shotgun sequence, encodes the following:
- the LOC126715484 gene encoding codeine O-demethylase-like isoform X2 is translated as MDTFSKSVEEMSINSEEPPQEYVVKDCSFGSIESSDPSPGSIPVIDLSIFSLSSSHDPKEVENELEKLRSALSSGGCFQAIGHGIPSSLLDKLREVAKQFFVLPAEEKHKYSRAANEVEGYGQDRVVSEKQILDWSSRLSLKVFPEDQRRLNFWPENPSDFKDILHEYAVKLKGVMDILFKAMEKSLNLVEGSFSSQFGENSMIKARFNFYPPCSRPDMVLGVKAHSDRSATTVLLQDDEVGGLQIFKDDKWINVPVIPHALVVNLGDQMQIMSNGIFKSPLHRVLTNTDKLRISVATFNEPEPDKEIGPVEQLIDEKRPRLYRNVKNFAAFNYECFQKGKVALEEAKI
- the LOC126715484 gene encoding codeine O-demethylase-like isoform X1 produces the protein MDTVYVTDSIVLPSAEMSKSVEEMSINSEEPPQEYIVKDSSFGSIESSDPSLGSIPIIDINIFSLSSSHDSKEVENELEKLRSALSSGGCFQAIGHGIPSSLLDKLREVAKQFFVLPAEEKHKYSRAANEVEGYGQDRVVSEKQILDWSSRLSLKVFPEDQRRLNFWPENPSDFKDILHEYAVKLKGVMDILFKAMEKSLNLVEGSFSSQFGENSMIKARFNFYPPCSRPDMVLGVKAHSDRSATTVLLQDDEVGGLQIFKDDKWINVPVIPHALVVNLGDQMQIMSNGIFKSPLHRVLTNTDKLRISVATFNEPEPDKEIGPVEQLIDEKRPRLYRNVKNFAAFNYECFQKGKVALEEAKI